GGCAGATAAACCCTCTCGCACGCTATATAATCTTTAGAGTTTAATATATCGTAAATAATTCCCATTCCGATATGGCTCATCCCCAATTCATAAAAATCTGGAAATGCAAGCGCATACTTAACGGGCATTTTTTTAATATCCTTTTTCGAAATACCCTGTTCGATACCTAAATATCTGGTCGGCTTTTGGACAAATGGAAAGATATTATTATTTAATTTGTCGAATAATCTTGATTTATTCATCTTAATCATTATATAATAAAAAAGATTATTTTAAAAATAATAACATTTAAATACAATGAACAACACCATCCAACTTATCGTAATTGCAATAATTCCAGTTTTATTTGCAATAATATTGCACGAAGTCTCACACGGCTATGTAGCCCATATCTTCGGCGACGACACCGCAAAGAATGCCGGCAGGTTAACTCTTAATCCCATAAAACATATAGACCCTTTCGGAACAATTCTACTTCCTTTGCTTTTAATTCTTTTGGGTTCGCCCTTTCTCTTCGGTTATGCAAAACCTGTTCCGGTGAATTTTAACGGACTTAAAAATCCTAAAAGGGATACAGGATTTGTTGCGGCCGCAGGTCCGGTTACCAACTTTTTACTTGCGCTAATCTCATTTATATTCTTAAAAATAATTCTCGCAAATTTCCCTATAATGAATATTTACCTCGCTTATTTTATAAGCCACCTTAAATTTCAGGCAGTAACCGGAGGGGTATTTTTTAAATTTTTCATCTATCCGGTAACATTTATGCTTTTCATCGGTATAATGATAAACCTTGTCCTGGGCGTATTTAACCTAATACCGATTCCGCCACTGGACGGCGGAAGAGTTGCGGTCAGCATCCTGCCCGCGCCGTTTTCGGATTATTTAAGCAGGCTCGAACCCTTCGGAATATTTATAATCCTTATATTATTGCTGATAAATCCAGGGAACTTTTTGGGTGCTTTATTTAATTTTATCGTAAATAATATAGTTTTAAGAAATTTATAATATATATAACATAATATAAATTAAAAAATTAAAGCCGCATATGTCATCACCGGGTACCTCCCCCGCAACCCAAAGCAGTAATGTTAATTTAAATAATGTAAGTCTTCAGGCTTACGACGGCCCGCTAGATTTGCTGTTATCCCTTATAAAAAAAAATAAAATAAACATTTACGACATTCCTATCGCCTCCATTACCGATCAATATCTAAATACGATAGGGCTCGACGAGGATATGCTGTCCACTTCTTTGTTAAGTTTTAATCTGGATTCAAGTGGAGATTTTATCGTTATGGCAGCCCAGCTTATATATATTAAATCACTAATGCTTTTACCGTCTTATTACGATAAAGAGAAAAATATGACGGGCGATGAAGATATAGACCCAAGAACCGAACTTGCCAATATGCTTATAGAGTATCAAAAGGTTAAAGAAGTTGCCTCCTTTCTGGATAACAGGCCTATTTTGGGCCGCGATGTGTTTGAAATTAATATATTTCGCACAGACAAGCCATCTGAACCAGAACAGGAAAAATCAAAAGAAATCCTTTTTGAAGCAAACATTTTCATTCTTTCCGAATATTTCTATTATAAAATGACCGAGGCTAAAAAAAGGATAAATACATACGAGGTAGCAAAAGAACGCTTTTCCATTAAAGATAAAATTATCGAGATAATGGAAAAATTCAACA
The Candidatus Acidulodesulfobacterium ferriphilum genome window above contains:
- a CDS encoding site-2 protease family protein, whose product is MNNTIQLIVIAIIPVLFAIILHEVSHGYVAHIFGDDTAKNAGRLTLNPIKHIDPFGTILLPLLLILLGSPFLFGYAKPVPVNFNGLKNPKRDTGFVAAAGPVTNFLLALISFIFLKIILANFPIMNIYLAYFISHLKFQAVTGGVFFKFFIYPVTFMLFIGIMINLVLGVFNLIPIPPLDGGRVAVSILPAPFSDYLSRLEPFGIFIILILLLINPGNFLGALFNFIVNNIVLRNL
- a CDS encoding segregation/condensation protein A, whose protein sequence is MSSPGTSPATQSSNVNLNNVSLQAYDGPLDLLLSLIKKNKINIYDIPIASITDQYLNTIGLDEDMLSTSLLSFNLDSSGDFIVMAAQLIYIKSLMLLPSYYDKEKNMTGDEDIDPRTELANMLIEYQKVKEVASFLDNRPILGRDVFEINIFRTDKPSEPEQEKSKEILFEANIFILSEYFYYKMTEAKKRINTYEVAKERFSIKDKIIEIMEKFNIAERIIFSGLMKEAASKDELFTYFLALLEMSRLILINLDQMRPFGEIYISPVAGGVLNYKPKIINIM